One Phycisphaera mikurensis NBRC 102666 DNA window includes the following coding sequences:
- the pilO gene encoding type IV pilus inner membrane component PilO has product MRFSIREALYLVVLLAVAGGTWHFGITPVRANIAAYREDTAIREGTLAELDKAKARYPDFDAEIRRLETAMGTFSEKLPERKETADIIRGITEIATANQLTVTTVKPAAQLAAAGYIELPIRLEIEGDFDGFYNLIRQIENLPRITRMPAMTLERLNRGSDGVVSAKLTLSIFFEGDPDADA; this is encoded by the coding sequence ATGCGTTTCAGCATCCGCGAAGCCCTCTACCTCGTCGTCCTCCTCGCCGTCGCCGGCGGCACCTGGCACTTCGGCATCACCCCGGTGCGGGCGAACATCGCCGCCTACCGCGAGGACACGGCCATCCGCGAGGGCACCCTCGCCGAGCTGGACAAGGCCAAGGCCCGCTACCCCGACTTCGACGCGGAGATCCGCCGGCTCGAGACCGCGATGGGCACCTTCTCCGAGAAGCTGCCGGAGCGGAAGGAGACGGCGGACATCATCCGCGGCATCACCGAGATCGCCACCGCGAACCAGCTGACGGTGACGACCGTCAAGCCCGCCGCTCAGCTCGCCGCCGCCGGCTACATCGAGCTGCCGATCCGCCTGGAGATCGAGGGCGACTTCGACGGCTTCTACAACCTGATCCGGCAGATCGAGAACCTGCCGCGGATCACCCGGATGCCGGCGATGACGCTGGAGCGGCTCAACCGCGGGTCCGATGGGGTGGTGAGCGCGAAGCTCACGCTGTCGATCTTCTTCGAGGGCGATCCCGACGCCGACGCCTGA
- a CDS encoding GspE/PulE family protein, with amino-acid sequence MSRLHPDLDAETDDDALLDEDFGDDLDDIDFCDDDPSDFAGSPAPAVAAAEAPDAGAPPAGAPGGELARITDLGDLLVASDVAGREVVDRAREAVEQQPGRGLAEVLREIGVCGEAMQESVARAAGLALERIDREAVGESDLVEKLGVAVCRELQVIPLRLQAGRVVLGVVDPDDLIAADEVRHKLGRSVHCVVVSPDDLAATLDDAGRAEAAASEAAGPGSLEELMAGTEEDDIEVVETKEENLDLEKMAGESPVIRYVNYLIFNAVKEGASDIHIEPQEKSVTIRYRIDGVLYDTEAPPASMKAAILSRIKIMANLDIAERRVPQDGRIRAMVHGRKLDLRVSTLPMVAGEKAVLRILDTRSIQVELDDLGMSPEMLKSWTLQVQNPHGIVLVTGPTGSGKTTTLYASLGKMDRKKLNISTAEDPVEYHLAGINQTPVNAKIGMSFAGALRALLRQDPDVIMVGEIRDLETAKTAIAASMTGHLVLSTLHTNDAPSTVTRLINIGVEPFLVGSAVNACLAQRLVRRICEHCKTPYETTPERFDQLSAKGHDPASFFMGGGCEKCRGTGYSGRVGIYEMLLMNDDLRDTVAGNPNAVVFRQQCVENGMTTLRSDGFEKVKAGRTTVEEILRVTDAVV; translated from the coding sequence ATGAGCCGCCTCCACCCCGACCTCGACGCCGAAACGGACGACGACGCCCTGCTGGACGAGGACTTCGGCGACGACCTCGACGACATCGACTTCTGCGACGACGACCCCAGCGATTTCGCCGGGAGCCCCGCCCCGGCCGTGGCCGCGGCCGAGGCCCCCGACGCGGGGGCGCCGCCGGCCGGCGCTCCCGGGGGCGAACTCGCCCGCATCACCGACCTCGGCGACCTGCTGGTCGCCTCGGATGTCGCCGGCCGCGAGGTGGTCGACCGGGCGCGCGAAGCGGTGGAACAGCAGCCCGGGCGCGGGCTGGCCGAGGTGCTCCGCGAGATCGGCGTCTGCGGCGAGGCCATGCAGGAGTCGGTCGCCCGCGCCGCGGGCCTCGCCCTCGAGCGGATCGACCGGGAGGCCGTCGGCGAGAGCGACCTCGTCGAGAAGCTCGGCGTGGCCGTCTGCCGCGAGCTGCAGGTGATCCCCCTGCGGCTCCAGGCCGGCCGCGTGGTGCTGGGCGTGGTCGACCCGGACGACCTCATCGCCGCCGACGAGGTGCGGCACAAGCTCGGCCGCAGCGTGCACTGCGTCGTCGTCTCCCCCGACGACCTCGCCGCGACGCTCGACGACGCCGGCCGCGCCGAGGCCGCCGCGAGCGAAGCCGCCGGCCCCGGCTCCCTCGAAGAGCTGATGGCGGGCACCGAGGAGGACGACATCGAGGTCGTCGAGACCAAGGAGGAGAACCTCGACCTCGAGAAGATGGCCGGCGAGTCGCCGGTCATCCGCTACGTCAACTACCTCATCTTCAACGCGGTGAAGGAGGGCGCCTCCGACATCCACATCGAGCCGCAGGAGAAGAGCGTCACGATCCGCTACCGGATCGACGGCGTGCTCTACGACACGGAAGCCCCTCCGGCATCGATGAAAGCGGCGATTCTCAGCCGCATCAAGATCATGGCGAACCTGGACATCGCCGAGCGGCGTGTGCCCCAGGACGGCCGCATCCGCGCGATGGTGCACGGCCGCAAGCTGGACCTCCGCGTCTCGACGCTGCCGATGGTCGCCGGCGAGAAGGCCGTGCTGCGGATCCTCGACACGCGGAGCATCCAGGTCGAGCTCGACGACCTGGGCATGAGCCCCGAGATGCTCAAGAGCTGGACGCTGCAGGTGCAGAACCCGCACGGCATCGTGCTGGTCACCGGCCCCACCGGCTCGGGCAAGACGACGACGCTCTACGCGTCGCTGGGCAAGATGGACCGCAAGAAGCTGAACATCTCCACGGCGGAGGACCCGGTCGAGTACCACCTCGCCGGCATCAACCAAACCCCGGTGAACGCGAAGATCGGCATGAGCTTCGCCGGGGCGTTGCGGGCGCTGCTGCGGCAGGACCCCGACGTGATCATGGTCGGCGAGATCCGCGACCTCGAGACCGCCAAGACCGCCATCGCGGCCTCGATGACCGGCCACCTCGTGCTCTCCACGCTGCACACCAACGACGCCCCCTCGACGGTGACCCGGCTGATCAACATCGGCGTCGAGCCCTTCCTCGTCGGCTCCGCCGTCAACGCCTGCCTCGCACAGCGGCTGGTGCGGAGGATCTGCGAGCACTGCAAGACGCCTTACGAGACCACCCCCGAACGCTTCGACCAGCTCTCCGCCAAGGGACACGATCCGGCGAGCTTCTTCATGGGCGGCGGCTGCGAGAAGTGCCGCGGCACCGGGTACTCCGGCCGCGTGGGCATCTACGAGATGCTGCTCATGAACGACGACCTCCGCGACACGGTGGCCGGCAACCCCAACGCCGTCGTCTTCCGCCAGCAGTGCGTGGAGAACGGCATGACCACGCTGCGGAGCGACGGCTTCGAGAAGGTGAAGGCCGGGCGGACCACGGTGGAGGAGATCCTCCGCGTGACCGACGCGGTGGTGTGA
- the deoC gene encoding deoxyribose-phosphate aldolase, with product MNDDTTTTPLAARIDHTILKAEATEDQVDTVTDEAVAHGFASVCVNPRHAGRVRERLDAAGSAAKACVVVAFPLGANAATLKGIEAVACLKAGAQEIDFVAHLPSLLAEDAEAVLADFLSVTVPARERDGGCVVKAILETAALAAGVSDDRAEARIAVGCRAAAEAGVDFVKTSTGFHPAGGATEQHVRWLRAHAPRLGVKASGGIRTRDDAERMLAAGATRLGCSASVAIVGGNAAAAGGY from the coding sequence ATGAACGACGACACGACGACAACGCCGCTCGCGGCCCGCATCGACCACACGATCCTCAAAGCCGAGGCGACGGAGGACCAGGTCGACACCGTCACCGACGAGGCGGTCGCTCACGGCTTCGCCTCGGTCTGCGTCAACCCCCGCCACGCCGGCCGCGTGCGGGAGCGTCTCGACGCGGCGGGCTCGGCCGCGAAAGCCTGCGTCGTCGTCGCTTTCCCGCTGGGGGCGAACGCCGCGACGCTCAAGGGGATCGAGGCGGTCGCCTGCCTCAAGGCCGGGGCGCAGGAGATCGACTTCGTCGCCCACCTGCCGTCGCTGCTGGCGGAGGACGCCGAGGCGGTCCTCGCCGACTTCCTCTCCGTCACCGTGCCCGCCCGGGAGCGGGACGGCGGCTGCGTGGTGAAGGCGATCCTCGAGACGGCGGCGCTCGCCGCCGGCGTGTCCGACGATCGGGCCGAGGCCCGCATCGCCGTCGGCTGCCGGGCCGCGGCCGAGGCCGGCGTCGACTTCGTGAAGACCTCGACCGGCTTCCACCCCGCCGGCGGGGCCACCGAGCAGCACGTGCGCTGGCTGCGGGCCCACGCCCCGCGCTTGGGCGTGAAGGCCAGCGGCGGCATCCGCACCCGCGACGACGCCGAGCGCATGCTCGCCGCCGGCGCGACGCGGCTGGGCTGCTCCGCCTCGGTCGCGATCGTCGGCGGGAACGCCGCCGCGGCCGGCGGATACTGA
- the pilM gene encoding pilus assembly protein PilM, which yields MAFGLSSKNRTSPIAVDFGSDTLKVLQIDSSERTEIIAAGSAVLSDDARTNPAARMAFLEESLKKILRGLPFRGRRAMLAIPGYQTLIHNFTMDRCDDEDIDAMVDLQLQERLGVQAARMVTRNTKTADHHRGGSEKTDVSCLAAKRDLVMSYLQLAGRCRLEVVGMHPEPIALIRALSDRDAGVPAAAVDDRSVALRGTRSGPSPARLVLDFAHATSRVLILEGETLRLARTIHAGGLHLTRQRTRESGESFLAARTKRRAEAAAEPGDTPLSCRVAELLIEELRMTLRHHHARHPASPVTRVLVCGGEAASEPRLRALGAALSLPVSRFDPLAGAAAGPGPSALSGVDLAAGTGGWAVPWGLCHSELNL from the coding sequence ATGGCATTTGGTCTCAGCAGCAAGAACCGCACCTCGCCGATCGCGGTCGACTTCGGGAGCGACACGCTCAAGGTGCTCCAGATCGACAGCAGCGAGCGGACCGAGATCATCGCGGCCGGCTCCGCCGTGCTCAGCGACGACGCCCGCACGAACCCCGCGGCCCGCATGGCCTTCCTCGAGGAGTCGCTGAAGAAGATCCTCCGCGGCCTGCCCTTCCGCGGACGCCGGGCGATGCTCGCGATCCCGGGCTACCAAACGCTGATCCACAACTTCACGATGGACCGCTGCGACGACGAGGACATCGACGCGATGGTCGACCTGCAGCTGCAGGAACGGCTCGGCGTGCAGGCCGCCCGGATGGTCACGCGGAACACCAAGACCGCCGACCACCACCGCGGCGGCTCCGAGAAGACCGACGTCAGCTGCCTCGCCGCCAAGCGGGACCTGGTGATGAGCTATCTGCAGCTCGCCGGACGCTGCCGGCTCGAGGTGGTCGGCATGCACCCCGAGCCGATCGCCCTGATCCGCGCCTTGAGCGACCGCGACGCCGGCGTGCCCGCCGCGGCCGTCGACGACCGCAGCGTCGCCCTCCGCGGCACCCGGTCCGGGCCCTCTCCGGCCCGGCTCGTGCTGGACTTCGCCCACGCGACCTCCCGCGTTCTGATCCTCGAGGGCGAGACGCTGCGGCTCGCCCGCACGATCCACGCCGGCGGCCTCCACCTCACAAGGCAGCGGACGCGCGAGAGCGGCGAGAGCTTCCTCGCCGCCCGCACCAAGCGTCGCGCCGAGGCCGCCGCCGAACCCGGCGACACGCCGCTTTCCTGCCGCGTTGCGGAACTGCTCATCGAGGAGCTCCGGATGACGCTGCGGCACCACCACGCCCGGCACCCGGCCTCGCCGGTGACGCGGGTGCTGGTGTGCGGCGGCGAGGCCGCGTCCGAGCCGCGCCTGCGCGCTCTCGGTGCGGCGTTGAGCCTGCCGGTCAGCCGCTTCGACCCGCTCGCCGGCGCGGCGGCGGGCCCCGGTCCCTCCGCCCTCTCCGGCGTCGACCTCGCCGCCGGCACCGGCGGCTGGGCCGTGCCCTGGGGCCTCTGCCACAGCGAGCTGAACCTCTAA
- a CDS encoding C39 family peptidase, whose translation MPLDPGVDRLLLAVEPRGALDDATLQLAVRRAGVWSPWMAVLGPGEAAADRDAVEVDVLRLGSPAEAVRVRSGGLGSVTLGGAGPVRHFGDAAAAGVVAHAVPFLTQRSLPEPMAGRTCCPTSLAMVLGFHGLPRPLPRVAAAVRDPRHDLYGNWLRAAAVATAAGRPAVVRQARSWSVLAGWLRASGPVIASIAYEEGGLPGAVMPQTEGHLLVITGLDGAGGVRVHDPAGVSGEGLTLDAGAFERAWAPHGAVAIVVGARRAGPGA comes from the coding sequence GTGCCGCTGGATCCCGGGGTTGACCGCCTCCTGCTGGCGGTGGAGCCGCGGGGCGCGCTCGACGATGCGACCCTGCAGCTCGCGGTGCGGCGGGCGGGCGTGTGGTCGCCGTGGATGGCGGTGCTGGGGCCCGGCGAGGCGGCCGCGGACCGCGACGCGGTGGAGGTGGACGTGCTGCGCCTGGGGTCGCCGGCCGAAGCGGTTCGGGTGCGGAGCGGCGGGCTCGGGTCGGTGACGCTGGGCGGCGCGGGGCCGGTTCGTCATTTCGGCGACGCCGCGGCGGCGGGCGTGGTCGCGCACGCGGTCCCGTTCCTCACGCAGCGTTCGCTGCCCGAGCCGATGGCCGGCCGCACCTGTTGCCCCACCTCGCTGGCGATGGTGCTCGGCTTCCACGGCCTCCCGCGCCCGCTCCCGCGGGTCGCCGCCGCGGTGCGGGATCCCCGGCACGACCTCTACGGCAACTGGCTGCGGGCCGCCGCCGTCGCGACCGCCGCCGGCCGGCCGGCCGTCGTGCGGCAGGCCCGCTCCTGGTCGGTCCTGGCCGGCTGGCTCCGCGCGTCCGGCCCGGTCATCGCCTCGATCGCGTACGAGGAGGGCGGGCTGCCCGGCGCCGTGATGCCGCAAACCGAGGGGCACCTCCTGGTCATCACCGGCCTCGATGGCGCCGGCGGCGTCCGCGTGCACGACCCCGCCGGCGTGTCCGGCGAAGGCCTCACCCTCGACGCCGGAGCGTTCGAGCGGGCGTGGGCCCCGCACGGCGCGGTGGCCATCGTCGTGGGGGCGCGTCGGGCAGGCCCCGGGGCCTGA
- a CDS encoding nucleoside deaminase has translation MAEPTDTDRRLLDAAYEEAQAGLAEGGLPIGSVLATSGGEIVARGRNRRVQDGDPTAHAEVSCVRAAGRRRDWSSLTLVSTLSPCVMCTGTSLLFNVRRVVIGESTTFAGPEHLFRAAGVEVIPVNDPRCVEMMRAFIAGQPDLWHEDIGR, from the coding sequence ATGGCCGAGCCCACCGACACCGACCGACGCCTGCTCGACGCGGCCTACGAAGAGGCGCAGGCCGGCCTCGCCGAGGGCGGCCTGCCGATCGGCTCCGTCCTCGCGACCAGCGGCGGCGAGATCGTGGCGCGCGGCCGCAACCGCCGCGTGCAGGACGGCGACCCGACGGCGCACGCCGAGGTCAGCTGCGTCCGGGCCGCGGGCCGCCGCCGCGATTGGTCGTCGCTCACGCTCGTGTCGACGCTCTCGCCCTGCGTCATGTGCACGGGCACGTCGCTGCTGTTCAACGTCCGCCGCGTCGTCATCGGCGAGAGCACGACCTTCGCCGGCCCCGAGCACCTGTTCCGGGCGGCGGGCGTGGAGGTGATCCCGGTGAACGACCCCCGCTGCGTCGAGATGATGCGGGCCTTCATCGCCGGGCAGCCGGACCTCTGGCACGAGGACATCGGGCGGTGA
- a CDS encoding YihY/virulence factor BrkB family protein codes for MTPYWNALKQAVLDFFNDRGFVWAAALAFYAALSFAPLVMLTLYATAQLGPDVQARVVEQFGDLLGGAAGDTLGEIIDNAEKRETSGFWATIVSVGVLIFSASGVFGQLQAALNAIWDVRAKPGNSILAFLRSRLLSLGMIGSLLFLLLLSLGASAVLNAVLGGFGLAWVVNQAVTLGVYLLLFAAMYKLLPDVRLTWRDTLISAAVTAVLFAVGKAGIGLYLGRAAVGSSYGAAGSLMALLVWVYYASVVVLFGAELSQSLFAEFDKRIKPSKHAERVPEQAAAI; via the coding sequence ATGACCCCGTACTGGAACGCGCTGAAGCAGGCCGTGCTCGACTTCTTCAACGACCGCGGCTTCGTCTGGGCGGCCGCGCTCGCCTTCTACGCGGCGCTCTCGTTCGCGCCGCTGGTGATGCTCACGCTCTACGCGACGGCGCAGCTGGGCCCGGACGTGCAGGCCCGCGTCGTCGAGCAGTTCGGCGACCTGCTCGGGGGCGCCGCGGGCGACACGCTCGGCGAGATCATCGACAACGCGGAGAAACGCGAGACCAGCGGCTTCTGGGCGACGATCGTCTCGGTCGGCGTGCTGATCTTCTCGGCATCGGGGGTGTTCGGGCAGCTGCAGGCGGCGCTCAACGCCATCTGGGACGTGCGGGCGAAGCCCGGCAACAGCATCCTCGCCTTCCTCCGCTCGCGGCTGCTCTCGCTGGGGATGATCGGCAGCCTGCTCTTCCTGCTGCTGCTCTCGCTGGGCGCTTCCGCGGTGCTCAACGCGGTGCTCGGCGGCTTCGGCCTCGCCTGGGTGGTCAACCAGGCGGTCACGCTGGGGGTCTACCTGCTGCTCTTCGCGGCGATGTACAAGCTGCTCCCCGATGTGCGGCTGACCTGGCGCGACACGCTGATCAGCGCCGCCGTCACCGCCGTGCTCTTCGCCGTCGGCAAGGCGGGCATCGGCCTCTACCTCGGCCGCGCCGCGGTGGGCAGCAGCTACGGCGCCGCCGGCTCGCTGATGGCCCTGCTCGTCTGGGTCTACTACGCCTCGGTCGTCGTGCTCTTCGGGGCGGAGCTCTCCCAGAGCCTCTTCGCGGAGTTCGACAAGCGCATCAAGCCCTCCAAGCACGCGGAGCGGGTGCCCGAGCAGGCTGCGGCGATCTAG
- a CDS encoding site-2 protease family protein: MNGTLRLGSIFGIPLLLHWSFPLLLAWVVWTGSRAGASPAEIGLSCVFVLAIFGCVLLHECGHALAARRYGISTRDITLLPIGGLARLERMPATPAGEIVVALAGPLVNVAIALVLGGFFLLRDGIAETLNVPVDPFAGGFARRLMAVNVLLVLFNLIPAFPMDGGRVLRAVLSLRLGPARASLYAAYVSMTLAAGFAAWGLLGGGGPFLLLIGVFIFIAARATASNAKRLLAGSLPPDRAGR; encoded by the coding sequence ATGAACGGAACCCTCCGCCTGGGAAGCATCTTCGGCATCCCGCTGCTCCTGCACTGGAGCTTCCCGCTGCTGCTCGCCTGGGTCGTGTGGACCGGCAGCCGGGCCGGCGCGTCCCCCGCGGAGATCGGCCTGAGCTGCGTCTTCGTGCTGGCGATCTTCGGCTGCGTGCTGCTGCACGAGTGCGGCCACGCGCTGGCCGCCCGCCGCTACGGCATCTCCACCCGCGACATCACGCTGCTGCCGATCGGCGGCCTCGCCCGCCTGGAGCGGATGCCGGCGACGCCGGCGGGCGAGATCGTCGTCGCCCTCGCCGGCCCGCTGGTCAACGTCGCGATCGCGCTCGTGCTCGGCGGCTTCTTCCTGCTCCGCGACGGCATCGCCGAGACGCTGAACGTGCCGGTCGATCCCTTCGCCGGCGGCTTCGCCCGGCGGCTGATGGCCGTGAACGTGCTGCTGGTGCTCTTCAACCTCATCCCGGCCTTCCCGATGGACGGCGGGCGGGTGCTGCGGGCCGTGCTGTCTCTGCGGCTGGGCCCGGCCCGCGCCAGCCTCTACGCCGCTTACGTGTCGATGACCCTCGCCGCCGGGTTCGCCGCCTGGGGCCTCCTCGGCGGCGGGGGGCCGTTCCTGCTGCTCATCGGCGTGTTCATCTTCATCGCGGCGCGGGCCACCGCGTCCAACGCGAAGCGGCTGCTCGCGGGAAGCCTCCCGCCGGATCGGGCGGGCCGCTGA
- a CDS encoding PilN domain-containing protein gives MNNKASFLPEDYLDRRLAKRSHALFLTLFAVVILGAIGSFVVLLSQQREAREAHDEVVRRIQVESTQLETIKALETQREAMMRKAAITATLMDPIQKSNVLAELINHMPLPVSLTEVEVETNVATQRVVTRSALQQASQRAAAAAEAEAPPPPPLRTVVLQVTGIAPSDLDVSTFMVSLQTHPLFADVELLETRQQRIDEEKLREFKIKLELDPNLTMADLEPTRRDRTLTVNPMGGDIVIEPAGFQN, from the coding sequence ATGAACAACAAAGCCAGCTTCCTGCCCGAGGACTACCTCGACCGCCGCCTCGCCAAGCGGAGCCACGCGCTCTTCCTCACGCTCTTCGCGGTGGTGATCCTCGGAGCGATCGGCTCCTTCGTCGTCCTGCTCTCGCAGCAGCGCGAGGCCCGCGAGGCGCACGACGAGGTCGTCCGCCGGATCCAGGTCGAGAGCACGCAGCTCGAGACGATCAAGGCGCTGGAGACGCAGCGCGAGGCGATGATGCGGAAGGCGGCGATCACCGCGACGCTCATGGACCCGATCCAGAAGAGCAACGTCCTGGCGGAACTGATCAACCACATGCCGCTGCCGGTCTCGCTCACGGAGGTGGAGGTCGAGACCAACGTCGCGACCCAGCGGGTCGTCACCCGCTCGGCCCTCCAGCAGGCGAGCCAGCGGGCCGCCGCCGCCGCGGAGGCGGAAGCCCCGCCGCCGCCGCCGCTGCGCACCGTCGTGCTGCAGGTGACCGGCATCGCGCCCTCGGACCTGGATGTCTCGACCTTCATGGTGTCGCTCCAGACCCACCCGCTCTTCGCCGACGTCGAGCTGCTCGAGACGCGGCAGCAGCGGATCGACGAGGAGAAGCTCCGCGAGTTCAAGATCAAGCTCGAGCTCGATCCCAACCTCACGATGGCCGACCTCGAGCCGACCCGGCGCGACCGCACCCTGACGGTGAACCCGATGGGCGGCGACATCGTGATCGAGCCCGCGGGCTTTCAGAACTGA
- a CDS encoding alpha/beta fold hydrolase has translation MGLLVLLAASGLLIAFAGTWQLVRGTDRPGGRGVAWCIANDRPCDPEDLGLPADRWRDRVFRLSRGEQTRGYEIDGGDPDGPLVLVVHGHSAGRHHAMATLACAVPVASRVAAFDLPGHGSVQKLFSRQGLREPEDVAVVLGQLLAERPAGTPAPPVVLLGYSMGAQISLAAAAGPLRGQLAGVVLLAVYRYHGEPIRAFLREHGLPWWPFQPLGDLFTAVRTRGASRFDRVEAAADVDCPALLLSFRDDPLCPLASAEAIAAAIPHARLEVFDGVDHTDFHLREPQRYTSLVQDFLRSHRP, from the coding sequence ATGGGCCTCCTCGTCCTCCTGGCGGCCTCGGGCCTTCTCATCGCCTTCGCGGGCACCTGGCAGCTCGTGCGCGGGACGGATCGACCGGGCGGGCGCGGCGTCGCGTGGTGCATCGCGAACGACCGGCCGTGCGACCCGGAGGACCTGGGGCTGCCCGCGGACCGCTGGCGGGACCGCGTCTTCAGGCTCTCCCGCGGGGAGCAGACGCGGGGCTACGAGATCGACGGCGGCGACCCCGACGGCCCGCTGGTGCTGGTCGTCCACGGCCACTCCGCCGGCCGCCACCACGCGATGGCCACCCTCGCTTGCGCGGTCCCGGTCGCCTCGCGCGTCGCGGCGTTCGACCTGCCGGGCCACGGATCGGTGCAGAAGCTCTTCTCGCGGCAGGGCCTGCGGGAGCCCGAGGACGTCGCGGTCGTGCTCGGGCAGCTGCTCGCCGAGCGACCGGCGGGCACCCCTGCCCCCCCGGTCGTGCTGTTGGGCTACTCGATGGGGGCTCAGATCTCGCTCGCCGCGGCGGCGGGCCCGCTGCGCGGCCAGCTCGCCGGCGTGGTCCTGCTCGCGGTGTACCGCTACCACGGCGAGCCGATCCGGGCCTTCCTGCGGGAACACGGCCTGCCGTGGTGGCCCTTCCAGCCGCTCGGCGACCTCTTCACCGCGGTCCGCACCCGCGGGGCCTCGCGCTTCGACCGCGTCGAGGCCGCGGCCGACGTCGACTGCCCCGCGCTGCTGCTGTCCTTCCGCGACGACCCGCTGTGCCCGCTGGCCTCCGCCGAAGCGATCGCCGCCGCCATCCCCCACGCCCGGCTCGAGGTCTTCGACGGCGTGGACCACACCGACTTCCACCTGAGGGAGCCGCAGCGCTACACCTCCCTGGTGCAGGACTTCCTCCGGAGCCACCGGCCATGA
- a CDS encoding zinc-binding metallopeptidase family protein: MLDDRTRKLLLTLTSLPTAAGEEDAVLASVRAWAKRRKRILLAADAAGNLTLRLREEAGGGPPVLLVAHTDHPAAVVAGIDPGDPRRLRARFRGGVSEPHFRGSAVRLWRGGRRCGRGVVVGVDRREASGPDADDPVLAVAFARPVEAEPGDVLAWDLPAARVRGSRLQAPACDDLAGVAAALATLDAQARRRSIDPGEAPLRVLLTRAEEVGFVGAVAACLAGTLEPDARVIVLECSKASAEAPLGAGPVVRVGDRSSTFDPALTAAVASAAAELAGAPVPGGTPAFRWQRKLMTGGTCEATAYAAFGLAATCVCVPLGNYHNMSDTRPGTIEREVISLRDFGGMLRLLAALPARLGPGVGGGAAALRDRLVRQHAGRAGLLAGEDA, encoded by the coding sequence ATGCTCGACGACCGCACGCGGAAGCTGCTGTTGACGCTGACGTCGCTCCCGACGGCGGCCGGGGAGGAGGACGCCGTCCTGGCCTCCGTGCGGGCATGGGCGAAGCGGCGGAAGCGAATCCTGCTCGCAGCCGACGCGGCGGGCAACCTGACGCTGCGCCTGCGTGAGGAGGCCGGCGGCGGGCCGCCGGTGCTGCTCGTGGCCCACACCGACCACCCGGCGGCGGTGGTGGCGGGCATCGATCCGGGTGACCCGCGCCGGCTCCGGGCCCGCTTCCGCGGAGGCGTCTCCGAGCCGCACTTCCGGGGCTCGGCGGTGCGGCTCTGGCGCGGCGGCCGGCGCTGCGGCCGCGGGGTCGTCGTCGGCGTGGACCGCCGGGAGGCGTCCGGCCCCGACGCCGACGACCCGGTGCTCGCCGTCGCCTTCGCCCGGCCGGTGGAGGCCGAGCCCGGGGACGTCCTCGCGTGGGACCTGCCCGCCGCCCGCGTCCGCGGGTCGCGGCTGCAGGCGCCGGCCTGCGACGACCTCGCGGGCGTGGCGGCGGCGCTGGCAACGCTGGACGCGCAGGCGCGGCGGAGGAGCATCGATCCGGGCGAGGCGCCGCTGCGGGTCCTGCTCACGCGGGCGGAGGAGGTGGGTTTCGTCGGGGCCGTCGCCGCCTGCCTCGCCGGGACCCTCGAGCCGGACGCCCGCGTGATCGTGCTGGAGTGCTCGAAAGCGTCGGCCGAGGCGCCCTTGGGCGCCGGCCCCGTCGTGCGGGTGGGGGACCGATCGTCCACCTTCGACCCGGCGCTGACCGCCGCGGTCGCCTCGGCGGCGGCGGAGCTCGCGGGGGCGCCCGTTCCGGGTGGGACTCCCGCGTTCCGGTGGCAGCGCAAGCTGATGACCGGCGGGACCTGCGAGGCCACGGCGTACGCGGCCTTCGGGCTCGCGGCGACGTGCGTGTGCGTCCCGCTGGGCAACTACCACAACATGAGCGACACCCGGCCGGGCACGATCGAGCGGGAGGTGATCTCGCTCCGCGACTTCGGGGGCATGCTGCGCCTGCTCGCGGCGCTGCCGGCGCGGCTGGGGCCGGGTGTCGGGGGCGGGGCCGCGGCGTTGCGGGACCGCCTCGTCCGCCAGCACGCGGGGCGGGCGGGGCTGCTCGCGGGCGAGGACGCCTGA